The DNA region AATTTGTTTTGGCCGATTATGATTTAGCAATAGCTTTAAGCGTAAAGGTGACGTTGCTATCTGGGTCGATTGCCTTTGGTCTTGTTTTTTCTGAAGTAATCAATCAGTTAATCAGGAAGTTTACGAATGGAAAAGTGAAAACAAGACAGCAATAGCGATTAATGTAAAAAGGGTTATAAAATTGGACGAAGGCAGAGGATTCAAGATCCTCTGCCTTCTTTTGCTTTCGATCCATTAGGGATCGTAAATAGTAACTTGTGTATGGTTGCATGTCTTATCATCCATCGCAAGGTAAAAATTTATATATAATTAATGGTTATAAAAGACCAATTTGCCGCGGTTACTCTTCCACCTGATGGTTTTATACCTAAACGATGTAAGCCCTACCTCTCTTACATCCTTACGACTCCTAAGCCGATCCAGTGTGAATAAGTTTTACTTTTAAAACATAAGTAGAATGCCAGAAAAATCCTACCATTGCGTTCTCGTTAATTACAAGTTACATAAATCTAAAGCACAATTAATAATAATAAGCTATAATCACCCATTTGTCAACATGATATTGAAAATTTGTAAAAAACTCCAAAATACACCTTACTATTAATAAAGGATTTTTGGAATAGGCAATAGAAATATAAAGGAAAAGAAAGAATCGGGAGGTATTGCAATGGAGGGATTTGTTTATAAAAACTATGATGGTCTTGGACTTTCTGAATTGATGAAAAAGAAAGAAGTTCATCCAAAGGAAGTTCTCATCGAGACGATTAAAACAATTGAAATGCATAACCCAAAACTGAATGCAGTTATAAATAAATTTTATGAGAAAGCGGAAAAAATGGCAGAAAATGTTGATTTAACAGGAACATTTGCGGGTGTCCCTATGCTGGTTAAAGATATCGCACAAGAAATAGAGGGAGAACGGATTACGTTAGGTTCGAAGGCGTATCTAAACTATAAGGCAAAGGCCGATTCAAATTACATAAAAAATGTTAGGAAAACAGGCGCTATTTTTGTGGGACAAACGAACATTCCTGAGTTCGCACTAATGGGGATTACAGAACCGAAAGTTTATGGACCTGCCAGAAATCCTTGGAATACTGAGCTTACACCAGGTGGCTCTAGCGGCGGGTCGGCAGCCGCAGTTGCTAGTGGAATGGTCCCAATTGCCGGGGCGAATGATGGTGGAGGGTCCATTCGTATTCCAGGTGCCTACTGCGGACTATTCGGGATGAAACCAACTAGGGGCAGAACACCAGTTGGTCCATTTTATGGGAGGTATTGGCAAGGTGCATCAGTGGACTTAATACTATCGCGTTCTGTTCGAGATAGTGCAGCAATGCTTGATGCGATCAGTGTCTATGAAAAAGGAGCAGCATTTCATGTCCTCCCATACCAAGGCAGTTATCTGAACCAGGTCCAAGTTCCGCCAGATAAAAAGCTTAACATCGCATTTTCTGTTCAATCACCTCTCGGAACAGATGTTCACCCAGAATGCAAAGAAGCAGTTATTAATACAGCCAGATACCTAGAATCGCTTGGACATAATGTTATCGAAATGGAGGCACCCGTTAATGGGAAAAAATTGTCTCATAGTTACTTAACGATGTACTTTGGTGAAGTGGCAGCAGTGTTAGCATCACTTAAAGAAATTCTAGGCCGTAAAGCAAGAATGAGCGATGTCGAAACGACTACCTGGATATTAGGTTTAGTAGGCAAGGCAACCTCAGCGGAAGAATTCGTCCTTAGCTTAAGAGAATGGGATATTGCTGCTATGGCGATGGAAAACTTTCATGAAACATATGATTTTTACCTTACCCCTACAACCGCTATGCTGGCTGCGAAAATTGGCGAGCTCGAGCCGAGCTCCTCCGAAAAAAGGCTGATGCAGGTTGCGGGCAATCTTAGGATTGGCGGAATACTGAAAAAAATGGGCATTGTTGAAGAAGTAGCAGAAAACAATTTAAAAAGAACTCCTTTTACCCAGCTTGCGAACTTAACAGGACAGCCGGCAATAACGATACCCTTTCACCTAAGTAAAGAAGGACTACCTGTTGGTGTTCAGTTTATGGCAGCAAAAGGAAGAGAGGATTTATTGTATTCATTAGCAGGACAGCTTGAACAATCAAGCTTGTGGGTTCCAGTTCAAACGAATCGATTCTTTAAAGAAGCATAGAGAGGAGAGAAATAGATGATATTTTTCCGGAGACTGATCCTTACGGCATCGCGTTACAGGTATCGGACCGTTCTCCTTTTTACCTTTTTCTTCATTATAGTAAATGCAGAAATAATGAGATTACTAGAGCCAAACACTTTTGATAATTCTTTACACGCCGTCTGGTGGATTCTTACAACTATGACTACCGTAGGGTATGGTGACGTTTATCCTGTCACCCAAGCAGGAAGAACCTGGGCGATGTTCATTGTCTATACGCTAGGAATTGGCCTTTTTGGAGTGGTCATTGGAATTATTATCGATGGTGTCTCACAATACAAGCGAAGAAAAGAGGAAGGAAGAATGACTTATAATGGAGGAAACCATTTTGTTATCATGGGTTGGACCACCAAAAGCAAAAATACGGTTAATGAGCTTTTTCTTGGTGATGACACAACAGAAATCGTATTAATTGATGAATTGGAAAGGACACCAATTGAGCACGAACGGTTTCATTATATTCAAGGGAGCCCTACAGATGTAGACATACTAAAGAAAGCAAAGATTGAAAAGTCCAGGGCAGTCTTACTGTTTGCCGCAGATGGTATTAACAACCCGGATTTAGCAGATGGAAAAACGCTCTTAGTTGCCTCCTCCATTGAACGATATGATGAAGGAACCGAAGGGAATATTTATACTATTGCAGAAATATTAAATGAAAGACATGTCGATAATTTCAAGCATGTTAAAATTGATGAATTTATTTTATCCAATGGTTCTGTCTCCAATTTGATGGCAAAATCCGCCCAGACAAAAGGCGCAAGTCACCTCTTCACTCAATTGTTAAGTCGACAGGACGGGGATAATGGAAGCGATCTTTGGGAGGTAAGCTTAAAGCCAGAATGGAGAACCTACGGTGATGCTTATGAGCATCTGAAGGAAAAAGGCGCACAACTGATTGCTGACCGAAGTGATTTAAATATTTTAAAGAAATGGAATGAACCTATTCCTAGAGATGCGAGACTATTGGTTATTTGTGATAAGCGTACCTATCAAAGTCTGTAGGAAAAAAACGCATCAAATATGATGCGTTTTTCAATAGGTTAAACTTCCAGCTATGACAATCCCAATTGAAATGGATAAAAGCATTAAGAAAATACCGACTGCCTGATTATCTTCCTCAATGCTTTGGTTGACATTAAAATGTGGTGTGAGCCATTCTGCTAGATAAAAGACAATAATTTGTGCGACGATGCCAATTGATCCCCATAAAATCATATCAATGAGCGATATGGAGTTTGCAAGAGAAGAATACAAAACAATCGCCAGACCAAGAAGTCTTCCGCCAAGTACATAACTTGCTGCTTTATTCCCTTTTGCCATTAGAGAAAATTCCTTTACCTTTGTTGTTATTTCCATCAAAAAGAGACCAACCAATAGTAAACCAAGTGAAACGGCTAAATATAACAAGAAATTCGTCATTCACAATCCTCCTCATATAAAAAATTCAACTCGTTGATAGTTAATTGTCTTTTCTTAAACCAACAGGTAAATAGTAGGATTCATTACCTGTGATTTTCCCACCTGCACGAAGTCCAATACTACTTGGTTTTCCAGCTATAAGGAATGAGCCGAAAACATACGACAGCTCCTCTATTCCCTTTTCTGTTTCTAAGGTAGTAGTGGGAAGTGGAACATATTTTTGATAAACGGGAAGCTCTTCTTTGTATGTTTGAAAGGAATTTTGAGATGTAATCTTCGTGTCTTTATCATATATAGTAACCGTGTCACCTTCTCTGCCAAAGGACGGCTTTTTGACAAATGAACTATTCCCCAAAAAAACGTCAGGTTCAAGGTAAGTCGGTAACATGTAATCTTTAATCCATTGTTGTTCTTCCTTTGAAAAGAATGCTCTTTCCTCCGCTAATCCCCATATTAAACATTGGATTGACTTTGGTTGGAGAAGAAAGGCAGAAACAGGATTTACTATAGAAATCTTCCTTTTCTGTACTAGTTGTAAAAGTTCAATTCCGATTCGATCCCCCGATACTGTTTCCTGGTCATTTATTAAGTGTTCAATAGGATAGGTTTGACGGTACAACACATCAATAGGAAATCCATCAGCATCTATCAAGGCGCCATCAGTAATTCTGAGTTCGGACATTGGAAGGATTTGATTTTTCACCTGACATAACCTACTTAAATAATGAGTCGTATTCCAGTCCTCAATATGATCGTTATGTGCAGTAAAAACAACATTAGCAGAATTTATCCCTTCTGTTGCATCAAGCACTGCTCTTGTAATACCGGATGAGAGTAGTCGTTCCTGATTGATGTTTGGGTTAAGGTATCGAAATTCGGAACAAAGCTTTTCATTTATCTGGAAACATTCAACAATAAAAGTAGGTGTATCGCTATTAAATTCAAGCATTTTAACACCATCCTTTGTCAATACAAAATCAAAACGAGAGATGACTGACTCAGGACAAATGGTTTTCATCCTAATAAAAGGCAGACTGGCAGACGGAAAACCAAGCTCAAGGAGATGCGTATCCGGAAGACTACGCAGTAGGTGTGCCGTTTTAAAAAAGACCTTTCCCAATCTTTCAGTCGCCTCTTTTAGTAGTTGATGTGTTTGTTCTGTTATTGAAAAAATATTATATAGACTATATTCGGAACCATATAAATTTGACCAAAATGCTGGGAAATTTGAGTAAAATTGCTTTCGATCCTGCTTGTAAGTTGTCATTCTGTTAGCCTCCAAATCCGCCTTTTGAGCCACTGCCAAATCCACTCTTAAAGCTGGATGAGGATTTATAAGATTTATAAGAAGAAGAATTCATGAGTGCAGACTTGCTTCGATAAAACATACCACCGTAAAAAAAATGACCATAATGACTCGAACGGGTATCATCACATTGCCAAACACCTTCTTCATCATCCCAATCCCAATCAGAGCAGCTGGTATCGTCTGGTTTAGGAGGCAAATCCTGTGAACAGCCGGCTAAGGTTCCGGCGACAAGAGAAGTAAGAACACCAGTAATTAACCATTGGGTTTTCTTCATCTTCTCACGCTCCTTTTTTTGTTATATATTTATTATAAAAGTAAATTTCAGGAAAACAATCTTAAAATAAAAGAAAAAGAAAGAGGGATGAAAATGAAGTTGGAATATCGACTGGATGATGAGTTTAATAAATATCCTGCTCTTTGGAACTATCCCAACATTGCACCCTCCGAGGCAGTAGCTAGAATGACCTGTGAATATTTTGTAAAAGAAAGAGAGACGTTTCAGGTAACAGCAACAGCTATGGATCCGGATGGTACAGCAGTGTTGTATGTAAAAAAAGATAACTACTCCAATGACTCAACAGATACAAAATATTCTCATATTGGCTTCGAAATACGTGAGCTTCAAGGCGTAACATCCATTCTATTGGAAAGTAAGGAAGTATGGGAACATGAAGATATCTTAACAACTCTTCATTCAGATTTTCTCTTTATTCATAAAAATGGAAAGTTTTTAGAGTTCCACTTGGATTCGCGGGAAATAGATGAGGATCGTAAATGCTACGTATTCTATGGAAAATTTACCGGAAAAAGTCTCTAAGAACGGAGTTTTATTTGTGTCAGAAATGTAACTAGAAACTAATGGAATATGCCATTTTTTGTGGTATTGTTAATGATATATAGATTGGTTGGAGGAAGTAAAATGCTGGCAGAAAAACTTCTCTTAAATATGTTAATTACTCTATCGCCGATTCTGCTGTCAAGTGTCCTTATGGATGGCAAAAGAAAGTTTAATTCTCCAATAGTTAGTGGTTTATTACACAGTACGGCAGCATTTGCCTGTATGATATTTTCATATGCAAAATATGATTTTACCTGGGACCTTCGCTATGTTCCGCTCGTAATAGCATTTCTTTATGGTGGACCAGTTGCAGGAGGAATGGTTTTTGCTACCATTTTTGGCGGGCGTATGCTTATTGGAGGAGATACAGTCGTTTATGGGTTAGTAAATACTGTATTTATAGCAATCGTACCCATTCTCCTAATGAAAAAGTTTTGGCACTTTGCCCCGAATAAACGAGTACTGGTAACAACAGGTATTGGTGCTTGGTCCTTACTAGTTTGCTATTTATCCTTTACTGCCCACCAGAGCTTTGTTGGCGACTCATTAACACTTAATTTTAATATTCCGGATATACTTATTGTTGGGATAATTGATACGATAGCCATAACGATCGCTGCCAAATTATATGAGGGGTTACATGAACGATCGAGGATGAAAGAAGAAATCCAACGGGCTGAAAAGCTCAACACTTTAGGGGAGCTTGCTGCATCGATTGCCCATGAAGTCCGTAATCCTTTAACTGTTGTAAAAGGTTTTTTACAGTTGATGCAACAGGATGAGAAGGGCAAAAATTACGAGTATCTTTCACTAGTTTTAAGTGAACTAGGCAGGGCAGAGTCAATAATCAGTGATTACCTAAACTTTGCCAAACCTAAGTTTGAAAAAATAGAAGATTTCTCCTTACCCAATGTATTAACAGAAGTTGTTATGCTCCTTGACCCACTTGCAGTAAAACAAGGAGTTCAGCTTGAAAGTGTTTTAGATTCAACTGACTTCCATCTTATTACTGATCGAAATCAATTGAAACAGGCACTCGTTAATCTTATTAAAAATGCAATTGAAGCGACCCCCGAGAGTGGAAAAGTTACCGTTTGCTACCAACCAAGCGGGACTCTAGCAAATGTTACTATTTTGGACACAGGCAAAGGGATGACACATGAACAACTTTCGCGGATTGGCACCTTATTTTATACAACAAAGGATAAGGGAACAGGACTTGGAACTTCAGTATCATTAAGGATTATTGAAGCGATGAACGGAAAAGTTTCCTACAAAAGTGAACTAGGTATCGGGACAGAGGTATTGATGATTCTCCCTGAAGGAAAAAAAGAATTGATGATGATTTCTTAAAAAAAGCCAACCATTTGCAAAGAATGGTTGGCTTTTTTCGTAATTTGCTCACCAAAATTACGAAATTTGTCGAATATCATCGAATTGCCAAAAATTTTATCATTAATCGTCAGGAAAGATGGTAGAATAGTAGTAGAAAAATACAAAATGCAACTGAATTATTTTAGGGGAGTTACAGGAATGAATGAGGGCATTAACAATCCAAAGTTAATATATGAAGAGAAAAAAGCACTAAATCTATTTTTATGGTTATTTTATATTACCTATATTGCATATGAACTGCTCTTTTATTATATTTATCCTAGTTTTTCGAATGGGGGAATAATTGGAAATTCAGATGGCGTAGGTCCTTTGGCGTATGTTTTTATTTTTGGTTTAATACCCGTAACCATGCATTTTTACAAAAAAGGAAATCCATATATTGTTAAATATCTATTTGTATTTACCTTTATAATTCTAGATACAGTAAATAGCTTAATGATGTATCTTGGAACGGACAAAACATTTGCTGCAGGTCATATAGTCGAAGTTTTAATTGTACTTTTCACACCTATATTTGTTAATAAAAGATATTTCTGGACTGTATCAATAGTCATGATTGTTAAATATGTATTTGTGGGGATTGTTTTATGGGAACCCTTAGTTCTAGCCCCTATGGGGATATATATTATACTTTCTTTATTGGCGTATGCCATATTAAATCGTTTTAGCTCTTATATTAACTCCATAACACTAGCACATAATGAACTTCGCCAAAAAGAGAAGCTTGCTGTTATCGGTCAAATGGCCACAGCTATTGGACATGAAATCAAAAATCCACTTTCTTCATTAAGGGGATTTACTCAATTGCAACAAGAACGGCACCCAAATACTAGTGAATATGCTCCAATCATGATTCAAGAAATTGATAGAATCAACTCGATAGTCAATGACTTGATGTATCTTGGTAAACCAAAAGTTATTACATTTGAAAAAGCAAGTATTGAGGAAATCATTACATACACATTGTCGATTACTAAACAGAAGTCTGAAAGTCAAGGAGTAATGGTTGATACCATAATGGAAGGGCCGCTGCCTCCATTAGATTGCGATGCAAACCAGTTAAAACAAATGTTCATAAATTTGATTAAAAACGCGAAAGAATCGATGCCAAACGGTGGAAAGATAAGGATAAATGTAAAAGTAATTGAAGGGAAAAGGATGCTAATTTCAATACAGGATGAAGGTTGTGGAATAGCAGACGAAGACATTTTAAGTTTGGGTGAACCATTCTATACAACAAAACAGGATGGTACAGGGCTTGGGTTATTGGTTTCAAATCAAATTATCAGTGATCACCATGGAAAAATGACCATTGATAGTAGTCTTGATAAGGGGACGACGGTAAATGTAATCATACCTATAACTCAAAATAATACTAGAGCGAAATAATTCTATATTTATACAAAAAACATCAAATTATCATGTTACAAGGCTACTACCTATGTTATATAATGTAGAAGAGTAGCGAATTTAATATTTTTATAATATTAAATGGTAATTTTTGTTTAAATGCACTGGAGGATAAAATGATTCCGCATGAAGAAAAACAAACGGTTAAATGGTTTCTATTAATTTCATATATTATTTTGATTGGCTATGATATTTTTTATTATTTTATAGCACCTATAAGCATAGTTGATAGGGAAATAGGTTTTCCAAGCATCTATTGGTATTTGAACTATGTGGTACTTTTGCTAATATTTCCAGCGGCGCTTTATTTTAATAAAACTAATAAGCAATATTTGACTAAATATGTATTTGTTTTTAGCTATTTAGTAACCTCACTTTTTGTGGATATCTTAACCTACTATGGTATCGGTGATACTTATTCAAGCGGGAATATCGTAGATGTATTTTTAATCCTATCATTACCGCTTTTCCTTAATACAAGATATTACTGGATTGTGACTCTCGGTGTTACTGTAAAATATGCACTTACTGGTATTATATTACAGATTTTCTTTGTTATCATGCCAATTATATTAATAGCTATTTTATCCACTATGTCCTACTTTCTGTTAGTACGTTTTCAAGGGTATGTACGGGCTATTAGTAAAACCTATGATAACCAGTTAGAAGGGATTGTTAAAGGAGTTATTGCTACACTTGAACTGAAGGATCAATATACTAGAGGTCATAGTGAACGTGTAGCTAGTTATGCCTTACTAATGATAAAAGAAATTGGGAAACTCTCAAAAGAGGAAGAAAAGTCATTTTATTATGCTTGTTTACTACATGATATTGGTAAAGTGAATATTCCTGATCATATTCTAATGAAACCAGCTAAACTTACTAAAGAGGAATTTGATATCATAAAAACTCATCCAACTGTTGGAGCAGAAGCAGTTAAAAATGTTGAAGGAATTAAGGATAGTATTTGTGTGATTCGCTCTCATCATGAACGTTGGGATGGGAAAGGCTATCCTGATCAATTAACGGGTGAAGAGATTCCTTTGCTTGCTAGAGTCACTGCATTTGCAGATGCCTTTGATGCAATGACTTCTTCAAGGTCCTATCGAGATGCAATGCCTGTTGAAGAAGCCTATCGTCGAATTATTGAAGGAAAGGGTACCCAGTTTGATCCAAGGCTAGTGGAAGACTTCATCCTGGTTTATCCGTCATGGGTTAAATTTCATGAAACATATCCATGGTCAAAAAAATGGGAATTACTTAAGGAGGTGGAAAGATGAGAATCCGGAAGCTAAAGAAAGTAAGAACAACTTGCTGGTGGTGCCCTTGGATCGGAATTAAAACATAGGAAAATGGGATGCTAGCGAATGCTATGCATCCTTTTTTTAAATTATATGGTAGTAAGGAACGGTGTTTAGATGACCATAACAATCGATTCATGTCTTTCATTAGTCCCGATTGAGATTCGTAAGGATAAGAAACATTTTATTGTCGAGGATCAGATATCTGGCGAGTTTTATGAAATGTCAGAGGTTTGCATTGATGCAATCAATTTGATACATCAAGGTGACCAATTAGGAGATATTGAGCGTGAGCTTAAAGATAAATATCCTATGGAGGAAGTTAATCTCCTGGATTTTGGTGAACAGCTGCTTGAATTAGATTTAATTGCTGAAATTGACGGGGTACAGGTTGATAAGAAGCAAAAGCAAAAGGAAAGA from Neobacillus sp. FSL H8-0543 includes:
- a CDS encoding amidase family protein, producing MEGFVYKNYDGLGLSELMKKKEVHPKEVLIETIKTIEMHNPKLNAVINKFYEKAEKMAENVDLTGTFAGVPMLVKDIAQEIEGERITLGSKAYLNYKAKADSNYIKNVRKTGAIFVGQTNIPEFALMGITEPKVYGPARNPWNTELTPGGSSGGSAAAVASGMVPIAGANDGGGSIRIPGAYCGLFGMKPTRGRTPVGPFYGRYWQGASVDLILSRSVRDSAAMLDAISVYEKGAAFHVLPYQGSYLNQVQVPPDKKLNIAFSVQSPLGTDVHPECKEAVINTARYLESLGHNVIEMEAPVNGKKLSHSYLTMYFGEVAAVLASLKEILGRKARMSDVETTTWILGLVGKATSAEEFVLSLREWDIAAMAMENFHETYDFYLTPTTAMLAAKIGELEPSSSEKRLMQVAGNLRIGGILKKMGIVEEVAENNLKRTPFTQLANLTGQPAITIPFHLSKEGLPVGVQFMAAKGREDLLYSLAGQLEQSSLWVPVQTNRFFKEA
- a CDS encoding ion channel; translation: MIFFRRLILTASRYRYRTVLLFTFFFIIVNAEIMRLLEPNTFDNSLHAVWWILTTMTTVGYGDVYPVTQAGRTWAMFIVYTLGIGLFGVVIGIIIDGVSQYKRRKEEGRMTYNGGNHFVIMGWTTKSKNTVNELFLGDDTTEIVLIDELERTPIEHERFHYIQGSPTDVDILKKAKIEKSRAVLLFAADGINNPDLADGKTLLVASSIERYDEGTEGNIYTIAEILNERHVDNFKHVKIDEFILSNGSVSNLMAKSAQTKGASHLFTQLLSRQDGDNGSDLWEVSLKPEWRTYGDAYEHLKEKGAQLIADRSDLNILKKWNEPIPRDARLLVICDKRTYQSL
- a CDS encoding DUF350 domain-containing protein, encoding MTNFLLYLAVSLGLLLVGLFLMEITTKVKEFSLMAKGNKAASYVLGGRLLGLAIVLYSSLANSISLIDMILWGSIGIVAQIIVFYLAEWLTPHFNVNQSIEEDNQAVGIFLMLLSISIGIVIAGSLTY
- a CDS encoding glutathionylspermidine synthase family protein; the encoded protein is MTTYKQDRKQFYSNFPAFWSNLYGSEYSLYNIFSITEQTHQLLKEATERLGKVFFKTAHLLRSLPDTHLLELGFPSASLPFIRMKTICPESVISRFDFVLTKDGVKMLEFNSDTPTFIVECFQINEKLCSEFRYLNPNINQERLLSSGITRAVLDATEGINSANVVFTAHNDHIEDWNTTHYLSRLCQVKNQILPMSELRITDGALIDADGFPIDVLYRQTYPIEHLINDQETVSGDRIGIELLQLVQKRKISIVNPVSAFLLQPKSIQCLIWGLAEERAFFSKEEQQWIKDYMLPTYLEPDVFLGNSSFVKKPSFGREGDTVTIYDKDTKITSQNSFQTYKEELPVYQKYVPLPTTTLETEKGIEELSYVFGSFLIAGKPSSIGLRAGGKITGNESYYLPVGLRKDN
- a CDS encoding ATP-binding protein: MLAEKLLLNMLITLSPILLSSVLMDGKRKFNSPIVSGLLHSTAAFACMIFSYAKYDFTWDLRYVPLVIAFLYGGPVAGGMVFATIFGGRMLIGGDTVVYGLVNTVFIAIVPILLMKKFWHFAPNKRVLVTTGIGAWSLLVCYLSFTAHQSFVGDSLTLNFNIPDILIVGIIDTIAITIAAKLYEGLHERSRMKEEIQRAEKLNTLGELAASIAHEVRNPLTVVKGFLQLMQQDEKGKNYEYLSLVLSELGRAESIISDYLNFAKPKFEKIEDFSLPNVLTEVVMLLDPLAVKQGVQLESVLDSTDFHLITDRNQLKQALVNLIKNAIEATPESGKVTVCYQPSGTLANVTILDTGKGMTHEQLSRIGTLFYTTKDKGTGLGTSVSLRIIEAMNGKVSYKSELGIGTEVLMILPEGKKELMMIS
- a CDS encoding ATP-binding protein; the encoded protein is MNEGINNPKLIYEEKKALNLFLWLFYITYIAYELLFYYIYPSFSNGGIIGNSDGVGPLAYVFIFGLIPVTMHFYKKGNPYIVKYLFVFTFIILDTVNSLMMYLGTDKTFAAGHIVEVLIVLFTPIFVNKRYFWTVSIVMIVKYVFVGIVLWEPLVLAPMGIYIILSLLAYAILNRFSSYINSITLAHNELRQKEKLAVIGQMATAIGHEIKNPLSSLRGFTQLQQERHPNTSEYAPIMIQEIDRINSIVNDLMYLGKPKVITFEKASIEEIITYTLSITKQKSESQGVMVDTIMEGPLPPLDCDANQLKQMFINLIKNAKESMPNGGKIRINVKVIEGKRMLISIQDEGCGIADEDILSLGEPFYTTKQDGTGLGLLVSNQIISDHHGKMTIDSSLDKGTTVNVIIPITQNNTRAK
- a CDS encoding HD-GYP domain-containing protein — translated: MIPHEEKQTVKWFLLISYIILIGYDIFYYFIAPISIVDREIGFPSIYWYLNYVVLLLIFPAALYFNKTNKQYLTKYVFVFSYLVTSLFVDILTYYGIGDTYSSGNIVDVFLILSLPLFLNTRYYWIVTLGVTVKYALTGIILQIFFVIMPIILIAILSTMSYFLLVRFQGYVRAISKTYDNQLEGIVKGVIATLELKDQYTRGHSERVASYALLMIKEIGKLSKEEEKSFYYACLLHDIGKVNIPDHILMKPAKLTKEEFDIIKTHPTVGAEAVKNVEGIKDSICVIRSHHERWDGKGYPDQLTGEEIPLLARVTAFADAFDAMTSSRSYRDAMPVEEAYRRIIEGKGTQFDPRLVEDFILVYPSWVKFHETYPWSKKWELLKEVER